The Daphnia magna isolate NIES linkage group LG3, ASM2063170v1.1, whole genome shotgun sequence genomic interval CAACATTGCAGCTCCTTCAGTCCGTGATGGAAGCGGGCTGGACGGAACACAGGCGCAATTGTCCTGATTCAGTGAAACCGTTTTGGCCCGTGCGTCATAATCTAACGGCAGTGGGTGGTGGTCTTCTTGTTGGAACAAGGCTAGTGGTCCCATTTGCGCTACGCAAGGAGACGCTCGATGGTGTCCATGACGGACACTTTGGCGAATCCAAGTGTGTGTTGCGTGCAAGGTCGTCTGTGTATTGGCCGGGGTGGGAGGAACAAGTGCGCAACGCAGTGGCTAGCTGCACCATTTGTCAAGAACATCGTCATCATAACCCGCGATTGCCGCTGTTTCCGGTCCGTATACCGGATCATCCCTTTCAGCTAGTGTCGGCTGACTTGTTTGAATTCTCTCAGGTGTCGTATTTGCTGCTGGTGGACTCATACAGCAAGTGGCCCTGTGTCGTTCCAATGAAGACGACAACCTCAGCGGCGCTAATAGGTGAAGTGACCCGTTTTTTCTGCGATTTTGGCCGGCCGGAAGTGCTGGAATGGGATAATGGTACACAGTTCAGCAGCGCCGAGTTCAGAGAGTTTTGCCGTACTATGGGTGTGCAACAAGTCTCGTCCAGCCCTGAATTCGCCCAATCAAATGGCTTAGTTGAACGACACGTCCAAACCGTGAAACGTACTCTGTTGAAAATGTTCGCGGATGGAAAGTCTCTCTGGGACTCTTTGGCAGCCATTCGCTCCACTACGGTGTCGTCCACTCTCCCGGCCCCCTCTGTTTTGTTGCAAGGCCGTAATCTACGCGGGAACCTGCCGTTCCTTCCGGCAGAGTTGCAACCTAAGTATATTGCTTCGTCGGTCGTCAGGAGGGAGCTATCGGCACGACAATCTCAGGCAGCGTTTGTTCAGGGGAGTGCCTAACGCGCGTGCCTCGTCGCTTCATATCGGTCAACCCGTACGAGCCCTCATAGGCCGTCGTTGGCTCCGTGGAAAAGTTCACTCACTATGTACTGAGCCACAATCATACGTGATTCGTTTGGATGATGGCCGTTATTTTCGGCGTACGCGGTGGGCCATCAACATTGACCGTGGGATGCAGTCACAGCCCCGTTCACTGGCTTCTACTGCCATGTTCTCTTATCGAGTCCCAAGTGATGTCCAGTCTGTACAGTCGGCCAATGGTTGTGGGCCGTCTAGTCAGGCACCTGATGTGCCCGGTAACCCAGTAAGCGAAGCTCCTACTCCTGTCCGGGTAGAGGAGCAGTCAACACGTGCCGAGCCAACCAACCCGTCCACCCGGCAGTCGTCAAACCGTGGTCGTGTGCGCACCGCAGCTAGTCCTAGCGCCCAGCATGTTCGTCTATTTGATGCACCGTTATCTCCTGCTGTGGCTCCGTCCCCTGCGGCCGCTGGGCCTTCCGGTGACTCCTGTACTACGCCGGCGAGGGAGCCGTTTGGAACAACTCGGTCCGGTGTCCGCTTCGGCATCGGCATGCCTCCTACTAGGAAGTGAGACTGTCgtcgtgtttttttcttattctgaTCCGTACGGCAGTATCCTATATGTTTGAtgtctttgttcttttcttatcCGGTTCGTTTCCACTTATGATGTTACTGGTCTTCGTTCTTCGTCACAACGCTCGTCATTCAATCTTCGCTGTCGTTCGACAATTTCATATTTTGTGTCATCCTATTTGCTGTCTTGATCATTTCGTTTTACATTTCTTATGGTCATTCtctcatttgttttctcgCTTTCGCTCACTCCTGGTGCGTGGAAAAGGGAGATGTTGTAATGTATCATACTTCAGCTAGCAACCACCAGATGTGGCCACCTGTCGGTGAGTCAGCATGGGGTGGTGATAGCCAACACAGAGCCTGAATACACTCAGTTACGGACTAGTACTCAAGACTACAACACCTTCTTTcatgccttttctttttaagtagaCATTcaccaagaaatgaaaagattatTATACATAAATTTAAGACAAATAGTAACacagtattattatttatgaatgataaatatttggaaaattttgCCACACTGAATGTCTGCTCTGCTTTCCACAAACAAAACGTCAACTTAGCTCCGCCCACAACTCCTCCCATTCAACACAGAAAACGCTGCCAATCAACCCCACAAGTGTCTGGTCCAATTAACCCCAAAATTTCTTTgacaaaaaattacaaatttctGTAAGAATAGGACACTCAGTATAATTACAATTAGTATAGAAAAATGTAGAATAACATTTTCTACAAGTGTtactatttttaattttttctcttaattacacagaaaaactatcttaaaaataataaaaaaaaatttaataattttagatacctgtttttaaatttagttcTAACTTAACAATAAAAGCGTTTTAACTTACGAAAATTCATCCCCTCAAGTTATTTGGAATTTGAAACAAGGCtgtacaaataaaattttttttttaacaactaGTTTTTGCAAAACATGCAAAATCCACTCAACCCCAAAGTCAAAgcagccccggtctcccctacttaTAATACTATAGTTGTGGGCCTTACTTATTTCAACAATGAATGTGGATATAGACCCTACTGGCTTCTTAGTTGGCATCTACCTCGTTATGCTCGCAGCACTGGCGATATTCGAAAAGTAATTTTCGTATTTATTTTCGATTGCGTATTTGTGTGCGGCAATACAAATTCGTTTATTTGACACTTGGTCGCAAAAAACCCGAGAGCCTACCGACCGTAGCTCTTACTCTTACGACTCTTCAGGGGCAACTGGCGCGAAAAATGAGTGAGGGCGCAATTTATAGGGATACAATGGGGGGCGTGGCTTAATCGGAATAATTTCGGCGCTGAGTGCATGCCCGCGCATTCTAGCGGTCGAAATAACAATTACATACAGTTTATAAATGACATATTATAACATAATGAAGCAATGCCAGACtgagaggcaattcacatttACCCTTGCTAAATTCCTCAGCTTAACTCTCTGTTACATATGTAATAccatagcccactggatgtaatagttcaagtctgaagtctagaactgtaaaagtgactcacccctccggcgatgggaggagcttattctcgaatggacactagcaccaccaccaaagattcttggaacttcattgaacaatcgttaacaaaacaaaaaacaaacaaaacagttagttgtcgttttagcgttttgatgttagagttctttcttttttttttttaagtgttgaaattgaagacaaaagtTACGGGTTTGGAACATTTTTCATTGCAAGTCTTCTCCTGTTTAATTCAATAACAAGGatataagtaaacaaaaattattaagcatcaattttatcttgtgttaattatttattattattatttgtattaATTGCTAAATGTCAAATTACGAAAAGGCCCTGTAttatcaagaataaaaaattttcaatccaaaaagactaattatgattcttattagtagtagagttatcttattagttatatcatATATTTCAGGTATAGcatagctgagtggttaacGCGTCTAACAAGTGCATTAAATGAGAATTGGTATTAGGTTCAGACCCTATCtgattcttgcctttttttcagtgttagcaccattttatacaatatttacattaaataaacgaaaatttcaaaaaataattacattgcatttgtattcatacaacaaagaaaaaatttgaaaataaacgtaaaacacaattgttatatatttagcgaagtatttgtaaaaacggcatgtttatattttgaaaaatgttgttcttcgacaccagtagaacgcgctaaagtccattccaagttggaaaaaaggaggtagggagtgcgtcaaaacgattgaacgggCAAGATAGGGAAGCTCCAGGCTTtaactattacatccagtgggctatggTACGTGTTGCCGCGCCAACAGAGGTTGGCGTCGCTAGCTGAGAATAGGTTGGATCGGTTAGGTCGTTTCTGTTTTCGGTGCGTTTCTATCAGGTTTCGGGGGGTCCTTTTTTCCTGCCCATGGGCATTTCGGTCGGCTTCCGGGTAAAACTGATGCAAGGGAAAGAAGCCGATCGGTTCCAAGAAACCGGTTACTTACCCTTATTACACTGCTTTCTGACCCGATTACCTGACTTTTACCCAACCCGGCTAGTGTCAGATCCACTTTTGACTTCCTTGATTCAAACTTATCATTTGTTGTCATTAAGATATTCATACTTTAGCAATGAGCTCTTGGGTGCCCTCTTTTGCGGTTTTCTAAAATCTGTTGACTTTGGAGTGCATGTCGTGTCTAGATAAGTTTCCATCCGGTTTTAGTTCCACGTAATAGgtctttttctcatttctggTAGCTTCTTGGTTAGCGGTATCAGTGGTAGCGTCTGAATGCACAATGTGCACAATGCAGTGGGCGAATGTGCACTAGTCCCTTTGACCTCCTTTGACACCTAAAACTGGATTTGCACATCATCCGATACTTTACTCTTCAATATAACCACTGTTGCTGTTACCCAAATGGAACTACATTTCCAGGTATCTTCGGGTACCTTTATTAGTTATCCTAGTATACACATCAGGAGTCTGTCAAAAGCAACGGATaattcacggttgagcgccgaAGGGAACTGCCCCCTAGGCCCTGCCCTGTTAAAGTAAATGTTTGTCTTTCACTCAGTTTGAGAAATATACTGTATTGCTTTAACAGTTAGCTTATACCTCCACAGTTTTACACAAAAATATACAGTTGTATAAATTTGTTACCAGTAGAATTGTTGAGGATAATAAGAGTTATTTCTTTACACTTCCAAAtctaggggagaccggggttagTTGGCTCACTTTTCACACACCGGTCCCTCACAGGCctatttttaatgaaattagtttttttttatttttattaatattcATTAATATCTCGCCTAAAAGGTGGCatcgaaaaaataaacaatacaGAAATAGTTCTTACCAAAACAACTGTTTTATTGCGACACTTTCAGTGGCCAACTTATCCCACCGCCGGGGCAAGTTGCCCTTTGAgttggggcaagttggccTTACATTCGACATAGGGCCTACTACAGAGCCGTCTTAGCTTGAAATTTACTCtgaaatagaacaaaaagaaatgtaagaaaagacaaattactttattaaaaataatgtaATTTACCGGGGAAAGACAAAGAAGGGTGGAATAGTATTGCGTAGCTGGAAACTACACAACAAACCGTAACCAACACCCCTCTCTCTCCTGAAACAATTGATCCTGGCAAATGGATAGAAATTGTATGAATAATTAAGCATATGCAATGAAAGATAGGCTACACAAAAAGCTTACCTATTTGTTTCTGGCCTTTTCGACCTACGATCTTTTCAGGTGTTGAAACTGTAGTAACACCAACTTCGTCCATGTTCCAGACGCATTCAAGCCCAATTTTTTCTCTCACCAACAATCTTTGACAATTGTCAAAGAACAAATCACAATTGTGGATGTTAAATGATGAGGTTCTTGCCAGGGAAGTAGCCTCAGGTTTTCTTATTGCCAGAGTAGGATGGCGTTTCATGGATGATGCAAACCAGTCTGGTCCAGCTGAAAGTTTTTCAGTCCACGAAGGTGGGATTTTTAGATTTCTCTTTGTGGCAACATTATAAGCCAGCTTTCTAACATCAATTGGGGACAATCCAAAGTAAATATCTGCTGAACGATGAAGGTAATCAGCTAGCAGAGCCTCATCTTCCTTGTTTAAAACCTGCACGATAAATTTTTACACACATAAGCTCATATTAACATAAACTATAACAAAACAGTTACCTGGCGCGCAGATGAATACCCATGATGGGTTGGAGAAACACTATTAGGCCTGTTTTGTTCTTCTAAACCTgacttcttcttgttttcaaCAAATCTTGTAAGACTTCTTCTTGGAATGTTAAAAAGAATAGCCACAATATAAACTGATTTTCCCTCGTCCAACACCTTTGCAACTGCTCTGTCAATTACATCAGACGGGACCATTACTCTGTCAGTTTTTCTAACGTAGTTTCTCATTTTTCTGCaaaaatacaagaagaaaatttgaataGGCTCACTTTGACAGACGAACTCATGTTGGCCAACTTGTTCCATGGAAAAATGGCCAACCTTCCCCATGAGTCATTTTCATCGAATTATTAAAATAGAATCTAAGGGAATTTaactacagaaaaaaaaaataaaccgaAAAATAGCTTGAGGAATAAGCTATCTACGAAACATCACTACACAAATATGTTATTCATACcttagaagaaaaaagaaaaatagtccacgaaaaaaaagttggtcgGCAAAACTGAAACACGTTTTTGACGATTAAAACTTTACGAATGAAGTGCGgacgaaaaattttttggtGGGGGCCATCTATACCGTACTTTTTTGTTGATGTGGAGCCGATTGCGGAACCGACTGTGGAACCAACTGTAGAGTTGAATGTAGAAGCGACTGTAGAGCCCACTGTTGAGGCAAATAGCCCTAAGAAACGTAGTGGAAGCAGCCCAAAAACTAATAATTCACCTACTCCTTCAATTTCTTTGgccagttcttcttcttctacagCTTCAATAATTGAACAACTACGACCTTTTTCCAAAAGCTGGACTTCGCATAGCTCCGAAAACAAATAATGGTAGAAGGAAGAGGACGTCTGCTGTACTTACGGACACTCCAATGAAAGATGTAATTTAATCTGAGAAAGCAGCTGTTAAAACCAAAGCggcaagaaaaatttttgcatccAAAGAACCGACCATAACTAAACCAATGAAACCTAAACAAActgggagaaagaaaaagaaggatgaATCGTTCTGCCCAGAATGTGCTGCGCGttattcaacaacaaaagaagattGGATCCGTTGTTTAAACAATTGCGGTTTATAGGCGTGCGAGAGCTGCGTTGACGAAAGAGGAGAAGATGACGAAAGTTATGTTTGCTCTAATTGCTCTAAGACGGCTCTGTAGTAGGCCCTATGTCGAATGTAAGGCCAACTTGCCCCATCTCAAAGGGCAACTTGCCCCGGcggtggggtaagttggccacTTAAAGTGTCGCAATAAAACAGTTGTTTTGGTAAGAACTATTTCTGTATTGTTAATTTTTTCGATGCCACCTTTTAGGCGAGATATTagtgaataataaaaaaaaattaatttcattaaaaacaGGCCTTTGAGGGACCGGTGTGTGAAAAGAGTGCCAActaaccccggtctcccctacttgGCCAACGGCGAAAGTGCGAAGGCAATATCAGGTCTGGATACAATCATAAGGTACATTAGGCATCCTACCGCTTCTCGGTATGGGATTCTTTCCATGGAAAGAGTTCCAGCTTGTTGGTGACATAGAGATTGTAAGATGGGAGCATGGATCGGCTGGTGAAAGTCTTGGGTGAGCAGAGTCCATGTTGAACCGATTTAGGATGGAGTCAATAAATGTAGCTTGATTGACATATAGTTGTCGTCTGGACCGACCTCTTTTGATTTCCATCCCAACAAAACAGTAAGCAGGAAGTGATCGCATGGCAAAGAagtttttcaaataatttagTAAGTCAGAGATGACATCGTTGCTTGTACTGCATACCAGTCCGTCATCAACCCAAATGGCCATGATGGTAAATTCCTCCTCTTGGCGACGGAAGTATATGCAGGGGTCAGCAATGCTCCGAGTGAGTCCAAACTTCAACAAAAATTCATCAAACCTATTGTTTCATACTCAAAGTACCAGTTTAAGGCTATAAAGGCATTTCTTCAGCCTACAGACCTCTCCTGCACTCCCAGCTAGCACAAACCCTTCCGGTTGCTCAAGATAGAGCTCTTCTTTTATTACTCCATACAAAAAGACTGTTTTCACATCCAGCTGGATCATGTTGAGATTAAGTGCAGCAACAGTGGATAATAAGATCCGTAGAGAGTCATACTTGTCTACAGGTGCATACGTCTCTTCATAATCTATCCCTTGTTTTTGGGTGTATCCTTTTGCCACCAAGCGGTCTTTTCTGCGTAGTGGAGTTTCTTTGTATCCGGGTTTGATTAAGAAAATCCATCTGCATTTGATTGCTTTCCGATTCGGAGGAAGTGGCACCACCTCCCAGGTGTCATTTTCCATGAGTGATTGATATTCTTCAAGGATTGCTGGTCTCCAGTCATCCGACTACATCGCCATTATGAATGtttttggttaaaaaaaagtcaataaTTCCAGTAGCCTTCATACTGATCCACTGTTTTGGTGTGCGAATTCGTAAGGGATAGGGCCGGTTAGTACATGTTGAAACAACACCGGCTTGTTCAATTCCATCTGCATTGTTAACAGAAATCAATGGCTCACTGTCCTTACCAATTACAGGCTCTGCTGTCACGCCATCAATTTGAATACCATGATTCTGTGGCTGAGTTGGCAATTGTATAGTTGTTGGGGATTCAGCACTCGGCACTACAATCTGTTCGTTTTTATCCTCCTCATCGTACTCGTCAAATATGATGTCACGGGCCATTTGTACTGTTTGAGTTTCTGGTATTAAGACTATAACCTTTTGACGTTTCAGAACATCCAAGAAATATCACTTGACGGGCTTTGGGATCAAGTTTCCGTCTGATTAAGTCTGGAATATGAATATAGGCTCTAGCACCAAAAATCCGTAGATGAGAAATTTTAGGTTTCATACCTCCATTCCATTTCTGGTATGGTGTAGCTGTTCCTGTACTAGAAAGGGTCATGTTTAAGGTTTATACTGCAAAAGATACAGCTTCGGCCCATAGTCGCACTGGTAGTTTCTTAGCATGAAGAGAGCTTCTAGCTGCTTCCACCACGGTTCGGTTGTACCTTTCAGCGACACCGTTTTGTTCGGGGGAATAAGGAACAGTGGTCTCATGCAGAATTCCTTGTGACATCAGCCAGTTCTTGAATTCTCCTCCTCCATATTCAACACCGTTGTCGGATCTTAAAGTCTTGACCATTTTCCCAGCTTCTGCTTTTAGTCTTGCAACGAATAATCTGAAGGGATTTGCTACTTCTGACTTATTCTTAAGAAAGTTGTCAATTCGCCAGCCACTCTAGTCATCCTTGAAGATAACATAGTAACGAGCTCCTTTCAGTGATGTTTCTTGCATTGGCCCAATTACATCCGAGTGGATGAGCTGTCCTACTTCTTTAGCTCTGGTTCTTCCGACTGGAAAGGGGAGGCGATCCATTTTTCCTAATGCACACCCTTTACATACCGGAATTCTTGTGTTTTTATCCCGCTGTATCACAAGGCCTTCAACTAATTGTTCAGTCTCCATTTGTTTGATTGTCCGAATTTTACATGAGCCATCCGTTGATGCCATATGGAAAGGGCAATTGCACTTTTTGCTGCATAGACCTGTTCCTCTTGAACGGTCTTGATTTTAGGAGGTAGAGTGTTTTTCCTGTTCTCTGGCCGGTCATCTGCACCGAACCATTCTTGGAGAAATACACATTTGTTTTTACAAATCGAACCTCAGCTCCTGCATCAGTGGCTATTCCAATTGATATTAAATTAATACCAAGTTCCGGGACAAACAAGACATTTTGGAAGCTTCCAGTGTAAGTCACTCCATTTACAATTGATGTGAAGACAATCGTTCGATATCCATGAACATTTGCCACTGTACCATTTATGCCTTTAACTGTCCACGATCCGACTTTCACTTCCTTGTAGTTTGTGAATACTGATTTTTGGTACGTCATATGCTGAGTCGCACCAGAGTCAGCATACCaggcttctttttcaattctttctgAGTTAGTTGAGGATAGATAAGCGAAGCtagaatttgatttttctgtGATTGATAGATTAGcttttgagtttttcattCGCTCTTCTCGTTCAAAATTTCTGCATTCATCTATCGAGTGactattgtcacacgagttatATAtatttgaacaagaacaaatgaatacaacaagtgatgacttaaattctaaacaatggtttaactcgaacaaaaagggataaccattaccaaaagttggagaagcgtctgaagagcTCTAGGAAAACCAGGGAACTtctcttacggagcccagctccgggagctcaacCGATGGAGACttatctaacgcagattcggagcagcgttttataccgtcgcgcgaattactccccttccggactgcgtatttgcgtatctttcttagagcggacttctcccgataatttcttcaccacgatcgcagcgttgtccaaggagcggatgactcatctctgcgaagagataaccaatctctcttttcacccgcgacactATTTCCTCTCATACCATGACTGATACAGTGGGTACATTCTAGTTTTGCTTTCTTTGGTGGGAGTGATGGTTGGTGATGGTGGCCTCTTTTAGCACCAAAACCTCCTCTTGATCCTCTATGAGAATTCCCTCGACCATGAACAGCATCTCCTCTAGGATGTTGAGATGTACCATCTGCAAAAAATGCGGTGTCTTAAGGATCAGATTGTCCATCATTATACATTGCTGTCATACTTTCTTCCTTGAGTATTCTTGCAGTTAGCAGTGCTACagtcttttcttcttcgatcACATTGTCCCAAGCTGGTATAAAACCTCTATAACTAGGTGGGAGTGTACAAATTATCTTAGTAATCAGCTGAGATTCTGAAATTGGCTGTCCTATAGGGCGAAGCAGTGTTCGGATATTTGATGACTAACATGCTAGTCAACAAATCTTGtaggtaaaaaaattaaaaaaaatcatactGGATagcttattgtttatttaacactagaaaatttttgtatagctttatttaaatttttactacCCCATTTCCCTATCCGCGCTACACACCAtgatcattttctttttacgacGGCGTCAACATTTGCAGCAAATCATAAACCGCAAACAACCACGCTGGTTTAACAAGCGCTGGTCGTGCAGCCTCGCCTGTCCGGTTTCACCCCATCCGCCCTCGTCCGGACTAACCCACATGAGGGTCCTCCGCCGCAAAATTCGTTACAAAAAAACGGCTGaatagattttaattttttttgcggCAACAAATTCACGTTTGAATGAAgaataaacgttaaaaatttAGCTAAACAATATGAGCTAGTCTTTCCGTAATTCAAAAAAgcgaaactttttttttttaattgaaacaaaaaattaaaatgtaaatattttCAAACCGGAACCGACTAACGACACCTAATTTTGTACACGGCTTCGATATCATTATATTAT includes:
- the LOC116932922 gene encoding uncharacterized protein LOC116932922 — protein: MRNYVRKTDRVMVPSDVIDRAVAKVLDEGKSVYIVAILFNIPRRSLTRFVENKKKSGLEEQNRPNSVSPTHHGYSSARQVLNKEDEALLADYLHRSADIYFGLSPIDVRKLAYNVATKRNLKIPPSWTEKLSAGPDWFASSMKRHPTLAIRKPEATSLARTSSFNIHNCDLFFDNCQRLLVREKIGLECVWNMDEVGVTTVSTPEKIVGRKGQKQIGSIVSGERGVLVTVCCVVSSYAILFHPSLSFPE